Proteins encoded together in one Pseudomonas sp. TCU-HL1 window:
- the sthA gene encoding Si-specific NAD(P)(+) transhydrogenase — protein sequence MAVYNYDVVVLGSGPAGEGAAMNAAKAGQKVAVVDSRREVGGNCTHLGTIPSKALRHSVRQIMQFNTNPMFRQIGEPRWFSFPDVLKSAEKVIAKQVASRTGYYARNRIDTFFGTGSFADEQTIEVVCLNGVVERLVAKQIIIATGSRPYRPADVDFSHPRVYDSDTILTLSHTPRRLIIYGAGVIGSEYASIFSGLGVLVDLIDNRDQLLSFLDDEISDALSYHLRNNNVLIRHNEEYERIEGLDNGVILHLKSGKKIKADALLWCNGRTGNTDKLGLENIGIKVNSRGQIEVDQNYRTCISNIYAAGDVIGWPSLASAAYDQGRSAAGNIVDNDEWRFVDDVPTGIYTIPEISSIGKNEKELTQAKIPYEVGKAFFKGMARAQIAVEPVGMLKILFHRETLEVLGVHCFGYQASEIVHIGQAIMNQKGEANSIKYFVNTTFNYPTMAEAYRVAAFDGLNRLF from the coding sequence ATGGCTGTCTACAACTACGACGTAGTGGTGCTGGGTTCCGGCCCGGCGGGTGAGGGCGCGGCAATGAACGCCGCCAAGGCCGGCCAGAAAGTGGCGGTGGTGGACAGCCGCCGTGAAGTCGGCGGCAACTGCACCCACCTGGGCACCATCCCGTCCAAGGCGCTGCGTCATTCGGTGCGGCAGATCATGCAGTTCAACACCAACCCGATGTTCCGCCAGATCGGCGAGCCGCGCTGGTTCTCCTTCCCCGATGTGCTGAAGAGCGCCGAGAAGGTGATCGCCAAGCAGGTGGCTTCGCGCACCGGCTATTACGCGCGCAACCGCATCGACACCTTCTTCGGCACCGGCAGCTTCGCCGATGAGCAGACCATCGAAGTCGTCTGCCTGAACGGCGTGGTGGAGCGCCTGGTGGCCAAGCAGATCATCATCGCCACCGGCTCGCGCCCCTATCGCCCGGCGGACGTGGACTTCAGCCATCCGCGTGTTTACGACAGCGACACCATCCTCACCCTCAGCCACACTCCGCGACGCCTGATCATCTACGGAGCTGGCGTGATTGGCAGCGAATACGCTTCCATCTTCAGTGGCCTGGGCGTTCTGGTTGACCTGATCGACAACCGCGACCAGCTGCTCAGCTTCCTTGACGACGAAATTTCCGACGCCCTGAGCTACCACCTGCGCAACAACAACGTGCTGATTCGTCACAACGAGGAGTACGAGCGTATCGAGGGGCTGGACAACGGGGTGATCCTGCACCTGAAGTCCGGCAAGAAGATCAAGGCTGACGCGCTGCTGTGGTGCAACGGCCGCACTGGCAACACCGACAAGCTGGGCCTGGAGAACATCGGTATCAAGGTCAACAGCCGTGGCCAGATCGAGGTGGACCAGAACTACCGCACCTGCATCTCCAACATCTACGCCGCCGGTGACGTAATCGGCTGGCCGAGTCTGGCCAGCGCCGCCTACGACCAGGGCCGTTCGGCTGCCGGCAATATCGTCGATAACGACGAGTGGCGCTTCGTCGATGACGTGCCCACCGGCATCTACACCATCCCGGAGATCAGCTCCATCGGCAAGAACGAGAAGGAGCTGACCCAGGCGAAGATTCCCTACGAAGTGGGCAAGGCCTTCTTCAAGGGCATGGCACGCGCGCAGATCGCCGTGGAACCTGTGGGCATGCTGAAGATCCTGTTCCACCGCGAGACGCTGGAAGTCCTCGGCGTGCACTGCTTTGGCTACCAGGCTTCGGAGATCGTGCACATCGGCCAGGCGATCATGAACCAGAAGGGCGAGGCGAACAGCATCAAGTACTTCGTCAACACCACCTTCAACTACCCGACCATGGCGGAAGCCTATCGGGTTGCGGCGTTCGACGGCCTCAACCGGCTTTTTTGA
- a CDS encoding lipoprotein-releasing ABC transporter permease subunit, producing MFRPLSLYIGARYTRAKRRNYFVSFISLTSMIGLALGVLVMILVLSVMNGFDHEMRTRVLGMVPHATVESAVPINDWRQLADGVARHSEVKAVAPYTQVQGLLTADGKVQKVLVNAVDPQEEPKVSIIGNFFREGSLAALKPGEFGIVIGDRAASKLGVGMGDKVTFVLPEVAVTPAGVFPRMKRFTVVGIFHVGAGELDGFLAIANLSDVARLKRWQPDQVQGLRLKLDDLFQAPQVAWQIAGELKGEDFYARDWTRTHGNLYQAIKMEKAMIGLLLLLIVAVAAFNIISTLVMVVTDKRSDIAILRTLGATPRQIMGIFMVQGTVIGVVGTFIGGVLGILAALNVSGAIALLERLLGHKFLSADVYFIDYLPSQLMAEDVVLVCSAALVLSFLATLYPAWRAARTQPAEALRYE from the coding sequence ATGTTCAGACCGCTGTCCCTGTACATAGGCGCCCGTTACACGCGCGCCAAGCGCCGTAACTACTTCGTCTCCTTCATTTCCCTGACTTCCATGATCGGCCTGGCCCTCGGTGTGCTGGTGATGATCCTGGTGCTATCGGTCATGAACGGCTTCGACCACGAGATGCGCACGCGCGTGCTGGGCATGGTGCCCCACGCCACCGTGGAATCCGCCGTTCCCATCAACGACTGGCGCCAGCTGGCCGACGGCGTGGCCCGCCATTCCGAAGTGAAAGCCGTCGCGCCCTACACCCAGGTCCAGGGTCTGCTGACTGCCGACGGCAAGGTGCAGAAGGTGCTGGTCAATGCCGTGGACCCACAGGAAGAGCCCAAGGTTTCCATCATCGGCAACTTCTTCCGGGAGGGCAGCCTGGCGGCATTGAAGCCTGGTGAGTTCGGCATCGTCATCGGTGACCGCGCCGCCAGCAAGCTGGGCGTGGGCATGGGCGACAAGGTCACCTTCGTGCTCCCCGAAGTGGCGGTCACCCCGGCGGGTGTCTTCCCGCGCATGAAGCGCTTTACCGTGGTCGGCATCTTCCACGTCGGTGCCGGTGAGCTGGACGGCTTCCTGGCCATCGCCAACCTCTCGGATGTGGCTCGCCTGAAGCGTTGGCAGCCGGATCAGGTGCAGGGCCTGCGCCTGAAACTCGACGACCTGTTCCAGGCGCCGCAGGTGGCCTGGCAGATCGCGGGTGAACTGAAGGGGGAAGACTTCTACGCCCGCGACTGGACGCGTACTCACGGTAACCTGTACCAGGCGATCAAGATGGAAAAGGCCATGATCGGTCTGCTCCTGCTGCTGATCGTTGCCGTGGCTGCCTTCAACATCATCTCCACGCTGGTGATGGTGGTGACCGACAAGCGCAGCGACATCGCCATCCTCCGGACCTTGGGCGCCACACCCCGGCAGATCATGGGCATCTTTATGGTGCAGGGTACGGTGATCGGTGTCGTCGGCACCTTCATCGGCGGCGTGCTGGGCATTCTCGCGGCGCTCAATGTGAGCGGCGCCATCGCGTTGCTGGAACGCCTGTTGGGGCACAAGTTCCTCAGTGCCGATGTCTATTTCATCGATTACCTGCCATCCCAGCTGATGGCCGAGGACGTGGTGCTGGTCTGCTCGGCCGCGCTGGTCCTGAGCTTCCTCGCCACCCTTTACCCCGCCTGGCGTGCCGCGCGCACCCAGCCAGCAGAGGCTTTGCGCTATGAGTAA
- a CDS encoding NADH:ubiquinone reductase (Na(+)-transporting) subunit B, giving the protein MSLRKFLDKIEHNFEHGGRYEKWYALYEAVDTFFYRPANVTHTTAHVRDGIDLKRMMITVWLCTFPAMFFGMWNVGYQANLVFAQSPDLLAAQEGWRFTLIGALAGFDPNSLWDNFIQGAAWFLPIYAVTFIVGGFWEVLFASIRRHEVNEGFFVTSVLFALTLPPSIPLWQVALGISFGVVLGKEVFGGTGKNFLNPALAGRAFLFFAYPAQISGDAVWTAVDGFAGATSLSLGAAGGVDNIVGHGISWMDAFLGTIQGSIGETSTLAILIGGGVLLITRIAAWRIVAGVMLGMIATSWLFNAIGSDTNPMFAMPWYWHLVLGGFAFGMMFMATDPVSASMTDTGKWLFGALIGLMVVLIRVVNPAFPEGMMLAILFANLFAPLIDHFVVQANIKRRLARNG; this is encoded by the coding sequence GTGAGCCTGCGTAAATTCCTCGACAAGATCGAGCATAACTTCGAGCACGGCGGCCGTTACGAAAAGTGGTACGCCCTCTATGAAGCGGTCGATACCTTTTTCTATCGTCCGGCCAATGTGACCCACACGACCGCCCACGTGCGCGACGGTATCGACCTCAAGCGCATGATGATCACCGTCTGGCTCTGCACCTTCCCGGCCATGTTCTTCGGCATGTGGAACGTCGGCTACCAGGCCAACCTGGTGTTCGCGCAGAGCCCCGATCTGCTGGCGGCCCAGGAAGGCTGGCGTTTCACCCTGATCGGCGCGCTGGCCGGGTTCGACCCGAACAGCCTGTGGGACAACTTCATCCAGGGCGCGGCCTGGTTCCTGCCGATCTATGCGGTGACCTTCATCGTCGGTGGCTTCTGGGAAGTGCTCTTCGCCTCCATTCGCCGCCATGAGGTGAACGAAGGCTTCTTCGTCACCTCCGTGCTTTTCGCCCTGACCCTGCCGCCGAGCATCCCGCTCTGGCAGGTGGCCCTGGGCATCAGCTTCGGTGTGGTGCTGGGCAAGGAAGTCTTCGGCGGAACCGGCAAGAACTTCCTCAACCCGGCCCTGGCGGGTCGTGCCTTCCTGTTCTTCGCCTATCCGGCGCAGATTTCCGGTGACGCGGTCTGGACCGCAGTGGACGGCTTTGCCGGCGCCACCTCGCTGAGCCTTGGCGCCGCTGGCGGTGTCGACAATATCGTCGGCCACGGCATCAGTTGGATGGACGCCTTCCTCGGTACCATCCAGGGCTCCATCGGCGAGACCAGCACCCTGGCCATCCTGATCGGTGGCGGTGTGCTGCTGATTACCCGCATTGCGGCCTGGCGCATCGTTGCCGGCGTGATGCTGGGCATGATTGCCACCAGCTGGCTGTTCAACGCCATCGGCTCGGACACCAATCCGATGTTCGCGATGCCCTGGTACTGGCACCTGGTCCTGGGTGGATTCGCCTTCGGCATGATGTTCATGGCCACCGACCCGGTGTCCGCGTCCATGACCGATACCGGGAAATGGCTGTTCGGTGCGTTGATCGGCCTGATGGTGGTGCTGATCCGTGTGGTCAACCCGGCCTTCCCGGAAGGCATGATGCTGGCGATCCTCTTCGCCAACCTGTTCGCGCCGCTGATCGACCATTTCGTCGTCCAGGCCAATATCAAGCGGAGGCTGGCACGCAATGGCTAA
- the nqrM gene encoding (Na+)-NQR maturation NqrM, whose amino-acid sequence MTFVLVFLIMLLVVLGMAVGVIMGRKPIAGSCGGIANLGIEKQCSICGGDRQKCEEVQQGGDVVDSKLAYDATKR is encoded by the coding sequence ATGACCTTCGTTTTGGTATTCCTGATCATGCTGCTGGTGGTGCTGGGCATGGCCGTGGGCGTGATCATGGGGCGTAAGCCCATTGCCGGCTCCTGCGGCGGCATCGCCAATCTGGGCATTGAAAAGCAATGCTCCATCTGTGGCGGTGATCGTCAGAAGTGCGAAGAGGTCCAGCAAGGCGGCGATGTAGTGGATTCAAAACTCGCCTACGACGCGACCAAGCGCTAA
- the nqrF gene encoding NADH:ubiquinone reductase (Na(+)-transporting) subunit F: protein MLSFEIFLAIGMFTAIVLGLVVIILVARAKLVSSGDVNIVINGERTITVPAGGKLLQTLVSHNVFLSSACGGGGTCAQCKCVVESGGGEMLPTEESHFTRRQAKEGWRLSCQTPVKQDMHIEVPEEVFGVKKWECTVESNPNVATFIKELTLRLPEGESVDFRAGGYVQLECPPHQVAYKDFDIQPEYRGDWDRFNQWKYVSKVEETVIRAYSMANYPDERGIVKFNIRIASPPPGKDDLPPGQMSSWVFSLKPGDKVTVYGPFGEFFAKDTDAEMVFIGGGAGMAPMRSHIFDQLKRLGSKRKISFWYGARSLREAFYAEEYDQLAAENPNFQWHLALSDPQPEDNWTGLKGFIHNVLYENYLKDHPAPEDCEFYMCGPPMMNAAVIKMLTDLGVERDNILLDDFGG, encoded by the coding sequence ATGCTGAGTTTTGAAATCTTCCTCGCCATCGGCATGTTCACCGCCATCGTCCTCGGGCTGGTGGTGATCATCCTGGTGGCTCGCGCCAAGCTGGTGTCCAGCGGTGACGTGAACATCGTCATCAACGGCGAGCGGACCATCACCGTGCCCGCCGGCGGCAAGCTGCTGCAGACCCTGGTCTCCCATAACGTCTTCCTCTCTTCCGCCTGTGGTGGCGGCGGTACCTGCGCCCAGTGCAAGTGCGTCGTCGAGAGCGGTGGCGGCGAGATGCTGCCCACCGAAGAATCCCACTTCACCCGCCGCCAGGCGAAGGAAGGCTGGCGCCTGTCGTGCCAGACCCCGGTGAAGCAGGACATGCACATCGAGGTGCCGGAAGAGGTCTTCGGCGTGAAGAAGTGGGAATGCACGGTGGAGTCCAACCCCAACGTGGCCACCTTCATCAAGGAGCTGACCCTGCGCCTGCCGGAAGGGGAGAGCGTGGATTTCCGCGCCGGTGGCTACGTGCAGCTGGAGTGCCCGCCCCACCAGGTGGCCTATAAGGACTTCGACATCCAGCCCGAGTACCGGGGCGACTGGGACAGGTTCAATCAGTGGAAGTACGTGTCCAAGGTCGAGGAGACGGTGATCCGCGCCTACTCCATGGCCAACTATCCGGATGAGAGGGGCATCGTCAAATTCAACATCCGTATCGCCTCGCCGCCGCCCGGCAAGGACGACCTGCCACCGGGCCAGATGTCTTCCTGGGTGTTCAGCCTCAAGCCGGGTGACAAGGTGACGGTGTACGGTCCTTTCGGCGAGTTCTTCGCCAAGGACACCGACGCCGAAATGGTCTTCATCGGCGGCGGCGCGGGCATGGCCCCGATGCGTTCGCACATCTTCGACCAGCTCAAGCGCCTCGGCTCCAAGCGCAAGATCAGCTTCTGGTACGGCGCACGCTCTCTGCGCGAAGCCTTCTATGCCGAGGAGTACGACCAGCTGGCCGCCGAGAACCCGAACTTCCAGTGGCACCTGGCGCTGTCCGACCCGCAACCGGAAGACAACTGGACCGGGCTGAAGGGTTTCATCCACAACGTGCTCTATGAGAACTACCTCAAGGACCATCCGGCCCCCGAGGATTGCGAGTTCTACATGTGCGGCCCGCCGATGATGAACGCTGCGGTGATCAAGATGCTCACCGACCTCGGCGTGGAGCGGGACAACATTCTGCTGGATGATTTCGGTGGCTAG
- a CDS encoding phosphodiesterase, which translates to MTRPGLLLTYLLLALPVGAETLEIPVGEQGDAGLSLPARGESQRAVLERFGLPDEEHPAVGKPPISRWDYREFSVYFESGRVIDSVRHHQPRAPRE; encoded by the coding sequence ATGACGCGCCCCGGCCTGTTGCTGACCTACCTCCTCCTGGCGCTGCCCGTTGGCGCCGAAACCCTCGAGATTCCTGTCGGCGAGCAAGGCGACGCGGGCCTTTCACTCCCCGCCCGTGGTGAGAGCCAACGCGCCGTGCTGGAGCGCTTTGGCCTCCCCGATGAAGAACACCCCGCAGTCGGCAAGCCGCCAATCAGTCGCTGGGACTACCGTGAATTCTCGGTCTATTTCGAAAGCGGACGGGTCATCGACAGCGTCCGCCACCATCAACCCAGAGCACCAAGGGAATAA
- a CDS encoding FAD:protein FMN transferase, producing the protein MISVARPIALLLSASLLLAGCGDRLEQFGGPTMGSSYSVKYVRSASGPSVEQARHEVEGILAEIDQQMSTYRADSEVERFNALPAGSCMALPASMLELVSFASDLSKDSDGAFDMTVEPLLNLWGFGPQSRGNQVPSADAIAAAKVGVGQQHLSVSGQQLCKDAPVQLDFNSIAAGYAVDRVVTRLGELGVGSALVEITGELKAVGRKPDGTPWRVAIEAPRDDRQIAQKIIQLDGLGVSTSGDYRNYFEKDGKRYSHTLDPKTGAPINHNLAAVTVVDESVLRADGLSTLLMVLGPEAGRAYAERHDIAAFFVTREGQGFVSQGSSRFRELFEQQEK; encoded by the coding sequence ATGATTTCGGTGGCTAGGCCCATCGCGCTGTTGCTCTCGGCCAGCCTCCTGCTGGCCGGGTGCGGCGATCGCCTGGAGCAGTTCGGCGGGCCCACCATGGGCAGCAGCTACTCGGTGAAATACGTGCGCAGCGCTTCCGGACCCTCGGTCGAACAAGCTCGCCACGAGGTGGAGGGCATCCTGGCGGAAATCGATCAGCAGATGTCCACCTACCGCGCCGATTCCGAGGTGGAGCGCTTCAATGCCTTGCCGGCGGGCAGTTGTATGGCGCTGCCGGCCTCGATGCTGGAACTGGTGTCGTTCGCCAGCGACCTGTCGAAGGACAGCGATGGCGCCTTCGACATGACAGTGGAGCCGCTGCTCAACCTCTGGGGCTTCGGTCCGCAGTCCCGTGGCAACCAGGTACCCAGTGCCGATGCCATTGCTGCCGCGAAGGTCGGGGTTGGTCAACAGCACCTGTCCGTTAGTGGCCAGCAGCTGTGCAAGGACGCGCCGGTGCAACTGGACTTCAACAGCATCGCCGCCGGCTATGCGGTTGATCGCGTGGTGACGCGGCTGGGCGAGCTGGGTGTCGGTAGCGCCCTGGTGGAAATCACTGGCGAGTTGAAGGCTGTCGGCCGCAAGCCTGACGGTACGCCCTGGCGAGTCGCCATCGAGGCGCCGCGGGATGACCGTCAGATAGCGCAGAAGATCATTCAGCTCGATGGGCTCGGGGTCTCGACTTCAGGCGACTATCGCAACTATTTCGAGAAGGACGGCAAGCGCTATTCCCATACCCTCGACCCCAAGACGGGGGCGCCCATCAACCACAACCTCGCAGCGGTCACGGTGGTGGATGAGTCGGTGCTACGGGCGGATGGCCTGTCCACGCTGCTGATGGTGCTGGGGCCGGAGGCGGGCAGGGCCTATGCTGAACGCCACGACATCGCCGCCTTTTTCGTGACCCGTGAAGGCCAGGGCTTTGTCAGCCAGGGCAGCAGCCGCTTCCGCGAACTGTTCGAGCAACAGGAGAAATGA
- a CDS encoding Na(+)-translocating NADH-quinone reductase subunit C has product MANQKESTVRTLMVALVVCLVCSVFVAGGAVALKPVQVENRELDKQRSILTIAGLAEPGMSADEVKKLYAERITARVVDLSSGDFSDEMKAAGFDPLKAAKDPQLSDALPAEQDIASIKRRERFSTVYLVEQDGQLQTLILPVRGYGLWSTLYGFLALKGDLNTVVGLGFYQHGETPGLGGEVDNPKWKALWNGKSLFDEQGQLAIRIIKGSVDAGSPSASHQVDGLAGATLTSKGVNNLLHFWLGKNGFGPFLAKLNNGEA; this is encoded by the coding sequence ATGGCTAACCAGAAAGAATCCACTGTCCGCACCCTGATGGTGGCCCTGGTGGTCTGCCTGGTGTGTTCCGTGTTCGTCGCCGGTGGCGCGGTGGCACTGAAGCCGGTGCAGGTGGAGAACCGTGAGCTGGACAAGCAGCGCAGCATTCTCACCATTGCCGGCCTGGCCGAGCCGGGCATGTCGGCCGATGAGGTGAAGAAGCTCTACGCCGAGCGCATCACTGCCAGGGTGGTCGATCTGTCCAGCGGTGATTTCTCCGATGAGATGAAAGCCGCTGGCTTCGACCCGCTGAAGGCCGCCAAGGACCCGCAGCTGTCCGACGCGCTACCTGCCGAGCAGGACATCGCGTCCATCAAGCGCCGCGAGCGTTTCAGTACCGTCTACCTGGTGGAGCAGGACGGCCAGTTGCAGACCCTGATCCTGCCGGTTCGCGGCTATGGCCTCTGGTCGACCCTCTACGGTTTCCTGGCGCTCAAGGGCGACCTTAATACCGTTGTCGGCCTCGGCTTCTACCAGCACGGTGAAACCCCTGGCCTCGGTGGCGAAGTGGACAACCCGAAATGGAAGGCGCTGTGGAACGGCAAGAGCCTGTTCGATGAGCAGGGCCAACTGGCTATCCGCATCATCAAGGGCAGCGTCGACGCCGGTTCGCCCAGCGCGAGCCATCAGGTGGATGGCCTGGCGGGCGCTACGCTGACCAGCAAGGGCGTCAACAACCTGCTGCATTTCTGGCTGGGCAAGAACGGCTTCGGCCCGTTCCTGGCCAAGCTGAACAACGGGGAGGCATGA
- the nqrE gene encoding NADH:ubiquinone reductase (Na(+)-transporting) subunit E, translating into MEHYLSLFVKAVFVENMALAFFLGMCTFIAISKKVETAIGLGIAVIVVQAITVPANNLLYSLLLKDGALAWAGLPDVDLSFLGLLSYIGVIAAIVQILEMLLDKYVPSLYNALGVFLPLITVNCAIMAGSLFMVERDYNLGESVVYGVGSGFSWALAIALLAGIREKLKYSDVPEGLQGLGITFITIGLMSLGFMSFSGVQL; encoded by the coding sequence ATGGAGCATTACCTCAGCCTGTTCGTGAAGGCCGTGTTCGTCGAGAACATGGCCCTGGCCTTCTTCCTCGGCATGTGCACCTTCATCGCCATTTCGAAAAAGGTGGAAACCGCCATCGGCCTGGGCATCGCGGTCATCGTGGTGCAGGCCATCACCGTGCCGGCCAACAACCTGCTGTACAGCCTGTTGCTGAAAGATGGCGCCCTGGCCTGGGCAGGGCTGCCGGACGTGGACCTGTCCTTCCTCGGCCTGCTCAGCTACATCGGCGTGATTGCCGCCATCGTGCAGATCCTCGAGATGCTGCTCGACAAGTACGTGCCCTCGCTCTACAACGCCCTCGGCGTGTTCCTGCCGCTGATCACGGTGAACTGCGCCATCATGGCCGGCTCGCTGTTCATGGTGGAGCGCGACTACAACCTGGGTGAGAGCGTGGTCTACGGCGTCGGCTCGGGTTTCTCCTGGGCACTGGCCATCGCCTTGCTGGCGGGTATCCGCGAGAAACTGAAATACAGCGATGTTCCCGAGGGCCTGCAAGGCCTCGGCATCACCTTCATCACCATCGGCCTGATGTCGCTCGGCTTCATGTCGTTTTCCGGTGTGCAGCTCTAA
- a CDS encoding NADH:ubiquinone reductase (Na(+)-transporting) subunit D, giving the protein MSMAQPTIRSVLLDPILHNNPIGLQILGICSALAVTSNLKTALVMSIALTLVTGCSNLFISMIRSQIPSSIRMIVQMVIIASLVIVVDQVLKAYAFSLSKQLSVFVGLIITNCIVMGRAEAFAMANPPLLSFFDGIGNGLGYSAMLIVLGVVRELLGAGKLLGFEVLPVINDGGWYQPNGLLLLPPSAFFLIGLIIWALRSWKTGQKEAPAYKIAPQVSNKEAY; this is encoded by the coding sequence ATGAGCATGGCGCAACCCACTATCCGGTCGGTCCTGCTGGACCCGATCCTGCACAACAACCCCATCGGCTTGCAGATCCTGGGCATCTGCTCGGCGCTGGCGGTCACGTCCAACCTGAAGACCGCGCTGGTGATGTCCATCGCCCTGACCCTGGTCACCGGCTGCTCCAACCTGTTCATCTCGATGATCCGCAGCCAGATCCCGAGCTCGATCCGCATGATCGTACAGATGGTGATCATCGCGTCCTTGGTGATCGTGGTCGACCAGGTGCTCAAGGCTTACGCCTTCAGCCTGTCCAAGCAGCTCTCGGTGTTCGTCGGCCTGATCATCACCAACTGCATCGTGATGGGCCGCGCGGAAGCCTTCGCCATGGCCAATCCGCCGCTGCTGTCCTTCTTCGATGGCATTGGCAATGGCCTGGGTTATAGCGCCATGCTGATCGTCCTCGGCGTCGTTCGCGAGCTGCTCGGCGCTGGCAAGCTGCTGGGCTTTGAGGTGCTGCCGGTGATCAATGACGGTGGCTGGTACCAGCCCAACGGCCTGCTGCTGTTGCCGCCTTCGGCCTTCTTCCTCATCGGCCTGATCATCTGGGCGTTGCGTAGCTGGAAGACCGGGCAGAAGGAAGCGCCGGCCTACAAGATCGCGCCCCAGGTATCCAACAAGGAGGCCTACTGA
- a CDS encoding glycerophosphodiester phosphodiesterase, translating to MTLIYGHRGAKGECPENTLASFQQCLSHGVKRCELDLHLSRDGELMVIHDPSLKRTTGRRGKVAEHDAEELATYDARLGGPGWQKPCPIPRLATLFEQCDFDHWQLEVKSASRVRAARTVLAIQELTERHGLQDKVTVTSSSREVLRALNRLTPNLSRGLVAEYAWLDPLKVARHHGCNLLALNWTLCTPERLLRAQKEGLHVSVWTVNEPALMRRLADFGVDSIITDFPGLASTAIGIR from the coding sequence GTGACCCTGATCTACGGCCATCGAGGCGCCAAGGGCGAATGCCCGGAAAATACCCTGGCCAGCTTCCAGCAATGCCTTTCACATGGCGTGAAGCGCTGCGAGCTGGACCTGCACCTGTCGCGCGACGGTGAGCTGATGGTGATCCACGACCCCAGCCTCAAGCGCACCACCGGCCGCCGAGGCAAAGTGGCCGAGCATGACGCCGAGGAGCTGGCAACCTATGACGCTCGCCTGGGCGGCCCGGGCTGGCAAAAGCCCTGCCCCATCCCCCGCCTGGCAACCCTGTTCGAGCAATGCGACTTCGACCACTGGCAACTGGAAGTGAAAAGCGCCTCGCGTGTCCGTGCTGCGCGGACCGTGCTGGCAATCCAGGAACTGACCGAGCGCCACGGCCTGCAGGACAAGGTCACCGTCACCTCCAGTTCGCGCGAGGTACTGCGTGCGCTCAATCGGCTAACGCCGAATCTGTCTCGTGGGCTGGTGGCGGAATACGCCTGGCTCGACCCGCTGAAGGTAGCCAGGCACCACGGCTGCAATCTACTGGCACTGAACTGGACACTGTGCACCCCTGAACGCCTGTTGCGGGCGCAGAAGGAAGGGCTGCACGTCTCGGTCTGGACAGTGAACGAGCCCGCCCTGATGCGCCGACTCGCTGACTTCGGGGTGGACAGCATCATCACCGACTTCCCGGGCCTGGCAAGCACCGCTATCGGGATTCGCTGA
- a CDS encoding PilZ domain-containing protein: MSTRDADDRREYYRIEDTIALEFHPLKQGDTDDGSSADSSSQLFGLLSELHLMDFESQHLLRHIHERDRTLASYLKVINKRIDLLGQALAQSLLRDIGPARQVTLSEGGISFSNPQPIEPGSLLAIKMVLMPQALGLLLRAVVIHSQPREDGRFDIGTEFEELTDAQRQLLARHILQKQAQQRRQARERASPTS; the protein is encoded by the coding sequence ATGTCGACACGAGACGCGGATGACCGCCGCGAATACTACCGCATCGAAGATACGATCGCACTGGAATTTCACCCGCTGAAACAGGGCGATACAGACGATGGAAGCAGCGCTGACAGCAGCTCCCAGCTGTTCGGCCTGCTCAGTGAATTGCACCTGATGGACTTCGAATCCCAGCATCTGCTGCGACATATCCATGAGCGCGACCGCACCCTCGCCAGTTACCTGAAAGTCATCAACAAACGCATCGACCTGCTCGGCCAGGCGCTGGCCCAGAGTCTGTTGCGCGACATCGGCCCGGCGCGCCAGGTGACCCTTTCCGAAGGTGGCATCAGCTTCAGCAACCCGCAGCCCATCGAGCCGGGCAGCCTCCTGGCGATCAAAATGGTCCTGATGCCCCAGGCACTTGGCCTGCTGCTGCGTGCGGTCGTGATACACAGCCAACCTCGAGAGGATGGCCGGTTCGACATCGGCACCGAGTTCGAAGAGCTGACCGACGCCCAGCGGCAACTGCTGGCCCGGCACATTCTGCAGAAGCAGGCCCAGCAGCGACGCCAGGCCCGCGAACGCGCCTCCCCGACCAGCTGA